tatttttttacaaacatttgtatatatagtctATAACATGTATATATAAATTCTAAAAATACATATCATCTCACCAAGCTTACTAGCCCACTTCCAGTCCCTCCCGAAGGCCCAAACGTGGCCTAAATTTAGCTCAGAGGCCTCCAATCCTCCCAAGTCCTGACTCCCTCTCATTCGGTCGTTCGTCCCCGACGGCCCGACTCCCCGAATCCCGAACCGGTGAACCCTAGACCTAgacggccggcggcagcaggaTCAAGCGGTGCCGCGGAGGGCAGATTCAGTAGGCCAGCGGCTGGAGGTGACGAGCACCATGGTGGAGCTTCGGAGCCGCGAAGGGCCGAGGGCGCCGGCCGTGGGGGCACCGGCCGCTAAGGCAGTGCGCAGCAGGCCGGCAAGCGACCGGCATCGAGGCAACTCAGCACGGCGGCAAGCAGCTCCTTATCCCATTCTCCCATCCTCCAGCACGGCAGCAGCAAGCCGGTCATTTTGTAGGACTGCCATTAGCTGAGTTGTGAATTTGTAAGTTAATATTGCTAAATTGACATCTTATTTCAACATGTTAGTGGCTGCAATTTAGAAATGTCTATGAATTTGTGTCAACCATGGCAGTGACTGTGAGGCAGTGATCATTACATGAAATAGTATCCTGAAACTTAAGTGATTTTATTTTTACATGAACAGATTCACAACTGATTTTAGTTCTTTATTGGATAGAGGTATGCCATAAACTAGGATTAGGACTGTTCAAAATTTTTTTACCCCGTTATCATTTTGAATACCAATGCTCCAAATCCTGGGCCCGCCCCTGTGGCGAGGCCAACGACTCGTGGCTGCTAATGTCTTCTCGGTCGCGCATTGGCTCGAGACAGTGCTGCTGCTCGAGGCTACAGACgatcagagagagagaaggaagatgacTCATGGACCAGAGCAAAGGGATGGACAGGAGAACGATACGAGTGGATAAGGATGTTATGTTACGAACTATGGCTGGACTAAGACCATGGACTGTAGGTCCCGCATGTAAGCGAGAGTTGGAGGAGATAAAATACCTTATGCCATCGTGAATGCATCTGTTAATTGATCTGTAACTAAAGTATAAAAAGTGCAATCCATCTTGAATGATTTTCAGGTTTTCTGGTTCCTGTGTCTCAAATTCATCCATTCCAAGCGTCTCTTCCTGTCTATTTCCTGTATTTTTCCAATCCTGTTTTTGACCAATACCCCATTCTTATTCCTGCGTTTTTTTCCATTACTCTGTTTTGTATTCCTGCATTCCAAACAGCCCTTATATTTGCACAAAGTTTCCGTATAATCATTGTGTGTATTGCCAAtctgttttttattttcctctggATCTGTAAATGTTGGAAGCAAACAATCTCGCAGGGATGTCTTGGTAAAGACAATTAGTAATTGTAATTATAGGagaataatttattttttgaacgATTGCGTTATTTATGAAAGGAATCTGTTGTAAAATAAAATAGCAAAATTTGAGATTGAATCATTGCCAAATCTACAGTGGTGCTGCTGGCCATGGCCAATTGCTATTTCGAagcaaaatcaaaacaaaaggaTGGCAAACGGCTTAAGGCACGTTCTAATGTTCCTTGTCTTGACATCTcttttagggtgtgtttggttgcatgcaccacatgatacatgcatggatgatcctggatgggatggttcaaccaatttacttgtaccatatgggatgatcctggatgggatggttcaaccaatttacttgtaccatgtggttcactctaattagtagaataatatattaagtgggatggcctcatcctagatgagttggtccaattcacccaaccaaacaaaatgatcattattattttgaatcatttcatacatgaatcaaatgatacaaccaaccaaacacacctttaGACTCTGTTCGTATTACTCTGCCTTCGTCCAATCCTGCTTATTGCAGCCGCACACACAAATGCTGACCACGGCCACCCAGGCAAGCTGCACAGTGCTCCTGATCAAGCCGTCGATCGAGACAGAATATACTTGAACAGGCTGCTGGTCAGAGTAACATTCGACCATGTCAAGCGACTACTCCGGTTCTTCATCTTGCTTGATCGGCTTGATCTCGCTTGATCCGCTTTTTAAATAATATTGTTTTATTATTTGTGATTTTGTGGTGGCATACATACATTAGCACCTCGCAGTTAATTCGGCTTGGTCATCGTGGAGTCACGTGGAGATAGGCTTTCAAGTCACTCAACGCCTTCGATAAAATTTTGGACCAGCGCAACGCACCACCTTGCCCACGTGCACGCACAGGGATTCTACAGTCTACTCTGGATGAACTCCGCGAACTCCTCGCGGACCGGGAGGCCGTACTCGTGTACGTTGCGTAAGCCAAACATGTGAGGCTATCATGATAACAGACTTAAATCTCTGTAGCAGCTGAAATAATGGGGGAATTCGAGAGAAAAATTTTGTGCTTCCACTGCAAACCAACGTACTCATTGGAAATAGGAAGCACTTGTGTGCTATTATTTCTAGGGCTTATCATCTTTAATCATCTTTTCCTAATAAAACTTCTAGAAATGGAGCGCAAGAGATATTGATGAGATGAAAAGAAATCAAATATATAGCTGTATTTCCACACGGACTCTCTAGTTAAAATCTTTTCCATTAGATCATCAAAAATCAACCGCTCCATATATAGGCGACCACGCCTCTCCTCAGCGGCTGCAGCTGAGTGCTCTATGCTTCAGGACTGTTTACACAATATTATTGCCCTCTCAAATACTCCTGTCACTCGCCTGCTGAACCGATCCACGCCTGTCACTTCGAGCAATGCATACAAAACTCTCCACCAAGACGACCCTCCCGACCCGGATGCCAAGTTGCCAACCGCTTTTGGAACACCAAACTGCCTACCAAAGTTAAGTTCTTCCGATGGCTCCTCCATCCCAGTCGGCTTAATACTCGAGCTATTCTTTACCATAAGAATATTCGCACCCTTGAAGAATCCTTTTGCGAAGTTTGTCATGGTGAACTCGAGACTGCGGATCATATCTTCACGGTTTGTCCCATCGCTGTGGATGTTTGGCAAATGGCAACACCTTGGTATTTTGGTTCGCAATGGAAGCTACGCCATGCCTTGGATTTTCGGCACCGAGCTGTGTCCCTACCTGATCAAGTTCGCTTGGAGGTCATGGTGCTTTTTCTCTGGCAACTTTGGAAGGCCCGAAACAGCCTCATCTTAGACAAGAGGTCCTCTACTTCTACTGCGATCATTGGAAGAATCCTCCGTGACATTGACACTTCTTTTTTGAAATGGAAAGATTACCTTCCATTAATCACTGGCTCTAGGCCGGTCGCGTGACATTTACTCTTGGATGTGTATATTTGGGAATTGTAAGCCTTACTTGCGTGTTTGGCGTGATTTTATTTTTGCCTTGCTGTAATTCTTTCTGCCTCGTCTCCGGACTGAGAGCTCATGTTTAGGCAATATCTTGTATATTTGGTAGGTGTATGCATGTGGGGATTCATCATATTTTAATTCCGAAATTAATTATTATATAGTTGTATTGGATATTGACTGTTGGGTTGATCTAGACctttagatcttcataaaatccaatAGTGTATATTCTTATCTTTTTTCGATTATAATGTGGTAATTTCAGATCCTCTCGATGAACGTGATggtttcttttaacactattgtattaaaATAACTAAGGTACCCCGTGCAAATAGCGTGGGTAGTTTTCATACTAACAATTTTGCTCTTGTTTTACATGAAATAAATTTATTCAATTGATCTTATTTCGATTTTTTAATTCTTATTGTTTTGTCTACATCATTTAGACCAAGGTACCAACTTCTTTTATTCACAACAATCCATGTGAtgaactaggaacaaaatataTTAGTAATAGCAAAGATAGAATAGGAAAGTACAGGTCAAAAGTGGCTTCGATGTAATATTCACGTTTCCAGCACCGCGTTTGCACATACCCATCATAGAAAATTCGTCTTCGACATTCACTACAGAGATGCTTGCAACGAGCATCATCTATCTGCTCTCTTTCGAGCTTTGCGTTGACGTGACTGTCAACGTCCCGGCTCGTTTTCCACGGAAATTTGGCCACATATCCTTGACAGGAATCATCAACCATTGATTTTTGATGGAACATTGCAAGCTGCAACTGATGCGACCGAGTCCCCACTCGTGTTCCGTTTTTTGTCGCCACAGTTCATTACCCCCAATCCATTCAAATTAATCACCtacttccaagaaaaagaaTTAAGCTCAGTCCACTCCTTGATAGTTGATACAAATCCTCCACACTACAACAAAGCagcacaggcggcggcggctggaggaGTGAGCGGATCAACTCCAATTGCACATGGCTTcaacgccgccgctgcagctcgcgctgctcctcctcgtcgtggCCTTGCCGGCGGCCATGTCCGCGTCGTGCGCCGGTGAGCACTTCCCATCAGGGAGGACCTACGTGACGTGCGAGGACCTCCCGTCCCTCGGCGCCGCGCTGCACTGGACCTACGACGCGTCCGTGCCCTCGCTGTCGCTGGCGTTcgtggccgcgccggcggcgcccggcgggtGGGTGGCGTGGGGCATCAaccccagcggcggcggcatggtcgGCGCGCAGGCGCTACTGGTGCTCGCGGgcgacgccgccacctccgcggcGTCGGCCGTCAGGACCTACAACATCACCGGCTACGCGCCGCTCGGCAAGGCCTCGACGCCCATCGCGTTCCAGGccaccggcctcgccgccgacgtGGGCGTTGGCGGGAAGGTCCGGTTGTACGCCACGCTGCGGCTGGACACGGGGATGAAGAAGGTGGTGAACCACGTGTGGCAGGTCGGGTCCTCCGTGACCAGAGGGGCGCCCGACATACACGCCATGGATGCTGAAAACCTCGCCGCCAGGGGCAAGTTGGTCCTCTCCGACGGGGCCGCGGCGAGCCCTcccgcgctcgccggcggcccgTCCAGCTCCGGCGAGGGTAGCGGCGATGGATCGCCCCCGTTAAGCAGGACGATCTCACGGGCGGCAGACACGGCCAGAGTCTCGGCGCCGGCACTCGTGCTACTCGCGTTGCTGGGTTtcttgacgacgacgatggtATTGGTAGCATAGCTGCTCCTGTAAACTACGTACATCATTGCATTTTTTGTGCCCTtttgtttatttcttttttgtcaTGTTTCagttctagatgcatagatcaCAAAACAAATTCAACAGAATCCGTAGTCACATAAATAGTAAGAGCTAAAAGAAACTGCACTACTCTGTTTTGGAATTAGACTACTCTGTTTTCTACTCTGATCTGGACTTAAATCGATGATCAACAATCATTTACAGTAGTAGTTGTTATTTTCCATTTATCTTTGGCAGCTACTGATCACACTCTAGTTTTTCAACCAGCACGAGTGTTGAGCGCTTACTGCTCGGGGCATTACGGTCATCAGAGTTAAATATTGAGGCGATCATTGTTTGCATCatccctctccctttcttttacTCTGTTGTATGATTGCAAGCACTGTCTCCACTCAATTCTTGCAAATTGATAGGTTGGTCCAGTAGAGTACATTCCCATGGTTCCCCCAAAAAGTAGGAGAGAAAGACCAGCAGCTATCATACGCATTGGATCACGACGGCGGCTTTGCTGTGGAAAGCCCGGACCATAGATGCACGCCTATCACTAGTGCTCATGATTATGCATACAAGGTGCTTGATATCTGCAAAGCGCTTGCCGGACGACGGATAGAGGAGGTTGTGGCGGTCGGCATCAGGGTTCAGGGATTGTAGCATGATCGTCTTGGCCACTTCAGCAGCGGCGCGTAGTAATCTTAATTACTTGGTCCGTCAATGGCACAACAGGTTGCCATGACAAGGTGGTGACCACAACCACAACAGACGGCGACGCTTAGCCCAGGCGGTCAATCTGGCTTAGCAGATACAGTCGTGCAAGTGGATCGCTTCGTCCCCAGCGTGCTGTCGTTGTCCCTTTCGACTGATCGGGGTGCTTGGGCAAGTCTTGGCCTATTGCGCTCTGCATGGCATGAACGTTTGGACTATGGTAATGGCTATACATCGGATAGGTGTTGGAACATtttttgttgcctgaagatttccCGTGTGCATCTATGGTATGAATTAATTCGACCTAATATCGGTTCGGTGGCCCAATGTGGGTGTCAGCCGAGCGTCGGTCTTCTACCGCTGGCCTGCTGCGATGTGCTATGCTGCTGCTTCAGTTTCTTTTTCCCTCCGTTACTTGTTTTCTTTtagtctattttcattttctacttatttttattttgacgGAATTAACCGGGGAGCCCCTACCTATTTCTTTtagtctattttcattttctacttatttttattttgacgGAATTAGCCGGGgagcccctacctatttttttcatatatataaaGATGGAATATGTACAGGCGTGTGATACACAGGAATTAAacctaaaagaaaaggaaaatatacATTAGAGACTACTCAGCCAAACCAAGATGGAATCCCTGAACATCAAATTCACCTAACCAACTTCACCTCCTTCTCAAGCAAATGGCGCGATCTAGCAAACGAAAGAACTTCTCCATAAAAAATGATAGCATTTCTGTGGTACCAGATAGACCAGCAGGTATAATGATCACTTCCCTGCAAATCATATTTCCAAACTGCTGCCTAGCCTGTATAATCATGTCTAGTGAATCAAGAGAGGTATTCCAGTGAATTCACAAAAAAATCCAGCAAGCTTAACTGAAAGGGCAGTCAACGAATAAGTGGAACCTTGATCCTTCCGCACGTTCCACACATTGCACTCAAAAAGTTCCAAGAACATATGCTTGCGATGCAATATATTCGTGATCTACAAGGAATAGCTAGAAGAAGAATTTGTGTTTATTTTGTACCTTGGATTTTCACATCCATTTAAAGAGAGGCGATGCTAGCAATGATCCACGAAGTTTGCCATATGCTTTTTTAGACGTGAAGACAGTAGAGCTCCAAATATAGGTCCACTAATCAAAGTGTTGCTCAACAAGATTCAGCCCTTCAATCATCTCCTGGAGAACAGTCATCTGCGTTGAAGCCTCGGACGAGAGAGGCAACCAAAAATTCCTACCAATTGTATTGGACAGGAATGTTTTAACTGAGATATTTAGATTTCTGACAAAGGAGAAAAGTTGAGGGAATTTCTACTGAAGTATACCCAAGTCCCAAAGATCTTTCCAAAATACAAGAGAGTTGCCAAGGTTTTTGCAGGAGGCAATCATATGGAAGTTATCCGAGAGATTCATAAGATACCTCCACCAAAAAGAGCCTACATTATGCCTAGCATCAGGTGGCTTAAGGCAGTTCCATGTCAGGTGCGCAAAagtgttgacggcagttagtacatcaagttgtgaaccgcaagcgcatggatccGTTGTAGGTTTTCCCTCAATCCATGGAATAAGagatttgcatgcttaactaagcactaatctatatAACCAAAAGCTCTTTGTATAGGATAAGGTTATGCTAACAAAAAAACTAAGTAGTCTAGATCAAAGTAGATAGAGAGTAAAGGGTGCAAACAAGATAGGTCGAACGCTGGTCCTAGGGATATAGGATCATCTGAAGATGAAATCgccatgcatgaaagaactagatctaagtgttatcatgagtggatgtgaaccatgcccaaaaCTTTTCCTCTCACATATTGTCACTACACAAGGGTCCTCAACTATCGGACAATAAGACCATGGCATGATGATACTTCTAGGTAGGCAataaagcaacccaaagtagggctggccagccattacatgaaagagcatagttaagatatgattgataacaaatagatcttaaacaagagatTAAGCGATTACAAAtaaagatctccatacaaccccgaggTCAAACaaagactttaccccatgatcttacacatgttgacacaaTTTGGGGTAAAGGATGCCATGTAGATCAGCTGAACCAAAGACGATGACGAATGGGAGCAGAAAAGCCCCAGGCGTCGGCCtaggcacctccaagccgattGGCTTGGGAGGTTTCTGCCTCCTCTGGTGCTTCGCTTCGCGTGGCCTCctatagatccaatcttctctccgtttCCCGACCttatggcggcggcggatgatGTTTGCTTGGTGTTTCCTCTCCTCTCCAACTCCTCTTCATTGTAATCCATgagagggtatttatagtccttcagtagttaaatagcactaaaagtgtatcAATAACGAGCGTGAACACCAAGGCAGGTTTGCCTTTTTGTAGAACTTATCCAAGAACTTGAGTAGCAAGGCTGTGTTCTGGGTTCTCACGTTCATAATTCCAAGGCCCCCTTCCTAGACCGACATCCATGCTTCCAGGCCACAAGTCAGCCATTTCCCTTAGTTATGCCACTTCCATTCCACAAGGAATGTTTTATACATTTGTCTACTTGGTCCAAGATTTTCtacttattttcttattttttctcTCTTATCGAAGCTGACCaacatcttttctttttctttttctttttctttttctttatcttatttctttttctatttcctgttcgttttcttttctttttccttttctttttctttctcttctcttctctatcttatttcttttattttcttaattttgTATCATTTATCTTTGTTCTTATGTCTGAATCTTAGCAAATATATGTTTGTTCTTATGTCTGATCTTAGCAATTAAATATATGTTACTTTGTGGACTAAATTTTTCGCCTATGATAATAATTTTGTTTGCAACGTTCACACGTTTGTTCTCAATGTAAAACAGCTTATTCGCATGTGTAGCCATTTTTCACTTTTGTAGACTAATTTATTCTGGATGTTAAATTATTTGTACATTCTATTTAATATTTAGTTTGCAAAGAACAAACATTTATTCCTATTATTCAAGTTACACCGGTAAAAATGTTCTAGCTTCatacaattttttaaaaaattatccaAACATATTTAATTGCAGTCTTATTTTTGGAATCTTGTCATAataagggcatgtttgggaTTGCTCTACTtcagaaaaaatagctccacctCATCAACTCCACATTTCTTCAGCTCCACtataccaactccaaaaaacaTGGAGCTGGTCAATCTATTTGGCTGTCAATGTTACTCCAGCTCTACAAATTGTACGATTTGGTGGGAATAACCTGTCTTGCCCTGGTTGCATCTTCTAGAGAGAGCCAATGGGGATCTGTTTCGCTAGTTTTGACGACTAGTAGCAGTTCAATCGAACGAGGCCAAAGGTGACGGCAATGGCAGAAAGCGATGGGACACGCGAGGGAGAAGAAAGGGCGGACGAGCTcgttctcttttcctttgcgaAGTTACATCGGAAACTATGCAACTAGTGGTACTAGTGGGTAATTACTCCACAACTCCATGTGGATATTTGAATTGTTGTTTTCTAGAGCACCTCTTGAGAAGCTCAACAAAATCCCTAGAGTTGGCCCCAGATCTATATTTTTTCtggagcttgagttggtggatCTAAAGGTGTTTGGCTAGGAGATTTAGGAGTGGAGCTGGAAAACATAAAGTGGAGCTATCCTAAAACATAGAGTGGAGCTATcccaaatattttattatttacAAATGCTTCGTAATCCACAGCAATTAGATTTTAAGATTAGAAAttatttataatgcttttctaaataaaacaaaaggctTAAGTTAGGTTACTTAAGAAAATAATTGAGGATTAATCTTTTATGGGTagattagtgttggcttgcaactttatcataacgataagttgtatagtcagtGTTTCAAAAGGTTTTGCATATTCTAACTGTGGCATGCATCATATCGTAGAACCTGAAGCTCCTTAAGTGGATTTCGTGGAATTATCTGAATAACCCTAGGAATTCGAGGAGGTTGTTGAAGTTGTTCCTTTTGTTGAAGGATCTGCCGAAGGAACTAACTTTTTTGTGACCCAAGGCAAGCCGCAGAGCATCTACACATATTAATTTCAGAAATTCCTATTCATGTGTcaaaattattggttatttcctctatatatgcattaagtctaggagttgattgaaaccttacttttatACATAATCCaacattaagtctaggagttgattgaaaccttacttttatACATAATCCAACCTCGTTCGTAGGACATCTTTACCACCTGTTTAGAATAATTAGTAAttatcctatgcttagcaatgcttagctTCACCTTGGAGTAACTTTTCTTGCTCAACAGCTTAATGCTTTCCCTtcatggaagcgatcctgatgtatggctaagaTTCAAATCGTAGATGATTTGGGTTGTCCTGGGGACACTAGACGGACTACCAAATTTTGCATTATGAATAATGGCTGTCCCAACAGTGATTAGGCGCACTTCAGTTAGTTTAAGTCGGAAGATTTCGCCACAgtgatttggattttatttaGTTTATTTGGATCTCAAAGATGAGATTGTATTTTTGGAACTAATCCAAAGTACTGATGAAATAATAGGCTTGGCCCATTCCAATTTCACAAATtctaaataaatctcaaaggcccatgtggacatgagcaagtggttggagtggtgcaaacttttagtcccacattgctagtggaggaggaggatggccaacttaaatatggaggttgtctccactcctccaagctatatGTGTGGGGAGAAAAGGAAAcctccacacgcgcgcgctcgctcacCTCGCCACGCCACGTCACGCCTCGCCGGGCCAGGCAGGGCAAATGCGGGTGTGCGACACCTGCATGAATGGTCTGCCAAAATCCAACCCCTCACCTTGTGGGGGTGCGCAGTTTCCTTTTGCCATGTGGGGCAGGGCGGGGTGAATGGCGCGGGTGTGCGACAgctgcgtgaatggtccgccgaaatcaggcccctcgccttgcgggggcgcgcggtttccttttgctgttttattttttggttacttagCCTTTAAGTCAGCAATATATATGAAAGCCTAATCAGTTTGGATCACGATCGCGACATGAGATcatgggctctcctatatatacaACCTATCGGCCTCTACCAAAAATCATCtaatcgagctagggtttttgcctcttctcgctGTTGCGCcaccaccgtagtctactctaTCCCAAGTGCTGGCATGCACAGGTGAACGGGTGAGCAGGTCTCCAGAACCTCttgctcttgtgatcctgcactgggagagggcgaataaggtttttgggaagcgctccgcacgactactcaaggtcttcaccaTGGCTTGTCTTCCGTCCTAATCCAGCGGTACAACAGCTCATCATCTTCGGCGTCATCTACTGCACTCCATCCACAACACAGTTGTCGTTCCATCATCACCACTTGTCATCACGGCTGCACCCGTTGAGTTTGTACGCCGTGATCCGATCTGTTATTTCAGCATGTTTTCTGAGataatcaagttgtgcttgctgttgcctagtatgttcGAGAATTGCATGCTAGGTTTTATtcttatcatgataaatctagttcAAAAATTAATCATGCAGTTGTCTAATTTTTCATCAAGTACAAACTAAAGCTAACATAATATAATGTAACAAACTTAATTGGTCTAACTTTGCACCCCGAGGTGGTCACTAGCCCATCAGCTC
The genomic region above belongs to Setaria italica strain Yugu1 chromosome VI, Setaria_italica_v2.0, whole genome shotgun sequence and contains:
- the LOC101763837 gene encoding auxin-induced in root cultures protein 12 yields the protein MASTPPLQLALLLLVVALPAAMSASCAGEHFPSGRTYVTCEDLPSLGAALHWTYDASVPSLSLAFVAAPAAPGGWVAWGINPSGGGMVGAQALLVLAGDAATSAASAVRTYNITGYAPLGKASTPIAFQATGLAADVGVGGKVRLYATLRLDTGMKKVVNHVWQVGSSVTRGAPDIHAMDAENLAARGKLVLSDGAAASPPALAGGPSSSGEGSGDGSPPLSRTISRAADTARVSAPALVLLALLGFLTTTMVLVA